Below is a window of Streptomyces sp. NBC_00223 DNA.
GTGCTCCTCGCCGGCCGAGGTCGGGTCGCGTACGAGCTCCGCGTCGATCGCCTCCTCGCCGGCCCGGCCGGTCGCGGCCAGCCGGGTCAGCAGCGCCCAGCGCAGATCGGTGTCCACGGTCAGGCCCTCGTACGACACGCCGCCGTCCAGCAGTCCGGCGAGGATGTCCAGCTGCTCGGGGGTACGGGCGGTCAGCGCGAACGCCCGGGCCCAGGCGAGCTGGTGGTCGCTGCCGGGGGCGGCGGCCGTCAGCTCCCGGAGCGCCGCCTCGGTCCAGCGGGCGAGCCCGGTCTCCCGCCACGCCGGGTCCGCGTACATCTCCAGCGCCAGCTTGGCCTGGCGGTGCAGGGACTGCACCACGCCGATGTCGGTCTCCTTACCGATGCCGTGCAGCACCAGGTCCAGATAGTCGCGGGCGGCCAGCTCACCGTCGCGGGTCATGTCCCAGGCGGCCGCCCAGATCAGCGCGCGCGGCAGCGACTCGGTGAAGTCCCCCACGTGGTCGCGGACCACGGCGAGCGACCGCTCGTCGAGCCGCACCTTCGCGTACGACAGGTCGTCGTCGTTGAGCAGGATCACATCGGGCCTGCGGGTCCCGGCGAACTCCGGCACCTCGGTCAGGGCGCCGTCCACGTCCAGCTCGACCCGGCGGGTGCGGACCAGCCGGCCCTCGGTGAGGTCGTAGGCGCCCACCGCGATCCGGTGCGGCCGCAGCACGGCCACGCCCTTGGCGCCGACGGGCAGGTCAGGGGCCTCCTGGCGTACGGCGAAGGAGGTGACGACCCCGTCCGCGTCCACCGTCAGCTCCGGGCGCAGCACATTGATCCCGGCGGTCTCCAGCCACGCCTTCGACCAGGTCCGCAGATCGCGCCCGGAGGTCTCCTCCAGCGCGCCCAGCAGGTCGGGCAGCCGGGTGTTCCCCCACGCGTGCCGCCGGAAGTACGCCTGCACGCCCGCGAAGAACTCGTCCTGGCCGACGTACGCGACGAGCTGCTTGAGCACGGACGCGCCCTTGGCGTACGTGATCCCGTCGAAGTTGACGAGCACGTCGTCCAGGTCGTTGATCTCCGCCATGATCGGGTGGGTGGACGGCAGCTGGTCCTGCCGGTACGCCCAGGTCTTCATCGAGTTGGCGAAGGTCGTCCAGGCGTGCGGCCACTTCGAGCCGGCGGCGGACGCCTGGCAGGCGATCGAGGTGTAGGTGGCGAACGACTCGTTCAGCCACAGGTCGTTCCACCACTCCATGGTGACCAGGTCGCCGAACCACATGTGCGCCAGCTCGTGCAGGATCGTCTCCGCGCGCGCCTCGTACGCGGCGTCGGTGACCTTCGAGCGGAAGACGTACTGGTCGCGGATGGTGACCGCGCCCGCGTTCTCCATCGCGCCCGCGTTGAACTCCGGGACGAACAGCTGGTCGTACTTGGCGAACGGGTAGGCGCAGCCGAACTTCTCCTCGAACCAGTCGAAGCCCTGCCGGGTCACCGCGAAGATCTCCTCCGCGTCCAGGTGCTCGGCGAGCGAGGGCCGGCAGTAGACGCCGAGCGGTACGCTGCGGCCGTCGCCCTCCCAGCTGCTGTGCACCGAGGCGTACGGGCCGACGATCAGCGCGGTGATGTACGTCGAGATGCGCGGGGTCGGCTCGAAGACCCACACACCGTCGGCCGGGGGCTCGGGGGTGGGCGAGTTGGAGACGACGGTCCAGCCGACGGGGGCCTTCACGGTGAACGCGAAGGTCGCCTTGAGATCGGGCTGTTCGAAGGCGGCGAAGACCCGCCGGGCGTCCGGTACTTCGAACTGCGTGTACAGATATGCCTGCTTGTCGACCGGGTCGACGAACCGGTGCAGGCCCTCACCGGTGTTCGTGTACGCGCACTCGGCGACGACCCGCAGCTCGTTTCCGCCCGCCCGCAGGGACGTCAGCGCGATCCTGGAGTCCGCGAAGACGTCCGCGGGGTCGAGCGGCTCACCGTTCAGCACGATCTCGCGCACAGTGGGCGCGACCAGGTCGATGAAGGTCGATCCCGCTTCCCGGACGTCGAACCGCACGGTCGTCTCCGAGCGGAACGTACCTCCGTCCTGGGCGCCGCTCAGGTCGAGCTCGATCGTGTAAGCGTCCACGCTCAGAAGGCGCGCACGCTCCTGCGCCTCCTCGCGCGTGAGGTTCGTACCAGCCACGGCGGGCCACTCCTTCTCTTCTCGCCTGGTGAGACGCCCATCCTCGCACGCGCCCCCTTCCCCCGCGCCGCGCGCCCGCTCCGCGGGTTCCGTTTTCCCACCGCGCCCGCCCGCCGGTACCGGTGGGCCGGCGTCCGCGGGTCCCGCGCCCGCCGTCACCGGCACATTCGTCGACGCCGAGGCCGTCCGACGTTGACACGCACGGGACCCGAGTGATGGGCTCGCGTTCCGCCTTCGCCGCCCCACCGGAAGGGACACCGTGCTGCGCAGGACCTCCGCCGTAGCAGTCATGGCCACCGTCTTCGGCGGCTGGCTCGGTCAGGCGCCCGCTCTCGCGGACCAGAGCCCCGCGACGCACCCGGCCGGCGCCACCTCGCCGACCGAGCAGGGCTCCACGGCTCCGGCCGTGTGGCCCAAGCCCCAGTCCCTGCGCGCGCAGGGCGACTTCGCCCGGGTCACCCCGCGGGTCACGCTCGTGACGGACCCGGCCGACAACCCCGACCCGTACGCGCTCGACGTCGTCGAGGACGCGCTGCGCGCCGCGGGCGCGGGCACGGTCACACGGGCGCACACCCCGGGCCCCGGTCTGGCCGTCTATCTGGGCACCGCGGCCGCCGGTCCGCTCGCCGGGCTCGGCGCCCCCGCCACGGGCGACCTGCCGGCGGGCGGCTACCGGCTGGCCGTCAGCGGCGCCGTGATCGCCATGGACGGGGTCGGCGACGACGGCCTCTTCCACGCCGCCCAGACCCTCCGTCAGCTCACGACCACCGAGAACGGCGAGGACGGCAAGAACGGCGAGAAGGGCTTCGCCGCCGTCGTGGTCAGGGACTGGCCCACCGCCCCCGTGCGCGGCGTCACGGAGGGCTTCTACGGCGTGCCGTGGACCCAGTCCCAGCGGCTGGCCCAGCTGGACTTCCTGGCCCGCACCAAGCAGAACCGCTTTCTGTACGCGCCGGGCGACGACCCCTACCGCCAGGCGCAGTGGCGCGAGCCCTACCCGGCCGGTCAGCGGGCCGACTTCCGCGCGCTGGCCCGGCGGGCCCAGCAGGACCATGTCACGCTCGCCTGGGCCGTCGCGCCGGGACAGGCGATGTGCTTCTCCTCACGGGACGACCAGCGCGCGCTGGAGCGCAAGCTCGACGCGATGTGGGCGCTGGGCGTGCGGGCGTTCCAACTCCAGTTCCAGGACGTGAGCTACAGCGAGTGGCACTGCGGCGCGGACGCGGCCCGCTTCGGCACCGGCCCGGACGCGGCCGCCCGCGCGCAGGCGAGCACGGCCAACGCGACGGCCGCCTACCTCGCCGACCGGTACGGCGCCGACGCGCCCGAACTCTCCCTGCTGCCCACCGAGTTCTACCAGGACGGCCCGACCCCGTACCGGACCGCGCTGGCCAAGGCGCTCGATCCGGCGGTCGAAGTGGCCTGGACCGGCGTCGGGGTGCTGCCCGCGACCATCACCGGCGCCCAAGTGGCGGGCGCCAAGGCCGCGTTGCGGCACCCGCTGCTGACCGTCGACAACTACCCGGTCAACGACTTCGCGCCCGGCCGGCTCTTCCTCGGCCCCTACACCGGCCGTGAGCCCGCCGTCGCGACGGTCTCCGCCGGGCTGCTGGCGAGCGCGATGCAGCAGCCGACCGCGTCGCGCGTTCCGCTCTTCACGGCGGCCGACTTCGCCTGGAATCCCCGGGGTTACGACCCGGCGGCGTCCTGGCGGGCCGCGATCGACGACCTGGCGGGCGGCGACCCGGCCGCCCGCGCGGCGCTGGGCGCGCTCGCCGGGAACGAGACGTCGTCCGCGCTCGGCGGCGAGGAGTCGGCCTATCTGCGGCCGCCGATCGAGGAGTTCGGGTCCGCGCTGGACGGCGCGGACCCGGCCCGGCTCACCGCCGCCGAGCAGAAGCTGCGGTCCGCCTTCACGGTCATGCGCACCTCCCCCACGGCCCTCGGCGGCCTGGCGGACGGCACCTTCGGCGACGAGGTACGGCCCTGGCTCGACCGTCTGTCGCGCTACGGCTCGGCGGGCGGGCACGCCCTCGACATGCTGATGGCCCAGGCGCGGGGCGACGACACCGCCGCGTGGCGGGCCCGGCAGGCGCTGGACCGGGACCGCGGCGCGCTGGCCCAGGGCACCGCCACGGTCGGCGAGCAGACCCTCGACGGCTTCCTGTCCCGCGCGGTGGACGACGGCGACGCCTGGAGCGGGCTGCGCGCGGACGGCCGCACCGCCACGACCACGATGTCCTCCGGGCACGGCACCGACCCGTCCGCGATGGTCGACGGCAAGGACACCACCGCCTGGTCCAGCGACGCCCCGCCGCAGCCGGACGACTCCTTCGGGGTCGACCTCGGCACGTCGCGGCCGGTCGGCTCGGTGCGGATCACCATGGGCGACGGCAGCGGCTCCGACGACTTCCTGCACGACGCGGTCCTGGAGATCGCCGACGACGGCACCGGCTGGCGGCGTATCGGCGTCTACCACGACCGGGCGGTGATCACCGCGACCCTCCCCGAGGGCACCCGGGCCCGCCAGGTGCGGCTGCGCGCAACCGGCACCCAGCCGGGCGCGGTGACCGTAAGGGAGTTCGCCGTGGCCCTGACCGGCGCGGCCGCCCCCACGGCCACCGGCGGCGCACACGCCGCCGCGGTGGTGGACGGCGACCTGTCCACGGGCGCCGGGCCAGGCCCGGTGACCGTCGACTTCGGCGGCGCCCGGGTGCTGGACACCGTGACGGTCGCGACCACCGGGCGGACCGCCGCCGACCTCACCGACGGCGGTCCCCCGCCGGGACCGCCGGACGCCGAGACCCCGCCGGCCGCCCATCCGGAGCCCGGGGAGCACCCCGCGCCCGCGCCCGTCTCCGTCGACGTCCGTCTGGCCGACGGCGGCTGGCGCCGGATCGGGGTCCTGGACGGCGGCTGGACGGAGCTGCCCGCCGGGGTGCGGGCCGACGCCGTACGGCTCTCGGACGGTGACGGGGTGCGCGAGGTCGTGCCGTGGTTCGCGGACGCGCCCCGGGTGACGGCCGACCGGCCGGAGGTGGACGCCGAGGCCGGCGGCCCGGCGGCCACCGTGACCCTCGGGGTCGCCTCCGGACTGCCCCGCGACACCACGGCCGCCGTCACGGCCGACGACGTGCCGAAGCCGCTGCGGGTGACGGTCCCCGCCTCGGCCGCCCTGCGCCGAGGCGCCACCACCGCCGTACCGCTGCGGATCGCGGTACCCGCGGGCACCGCCCCCGGCACGTACTCCGTCCCGGTCCGCGTCACCGTGGACGGCAGGACCGTCGAGCGGCGGGTCACCGTACGCACGCATCCGCGTACCGGCGGGCCGGACCTCGTGCCCGGCGGGTGGGCGACCTCGTCCGGGAACGAGACGGCCGACTTCCCCGCCGCGCACGTGACCGACGGCGATCCGGCGACCCGCTGGTCCTCACCCGTCGAGGACGACGCCTGGGTGCAGGTCGAGCTGGCCGCCCCGGCGAAGGTGGGCCGGGTGGAGCTGAGCTGGCAGGACGCCTACGCCGCGGCCTACGACGTGCGGACCTCGGCGGACGGCGTGACCTGGCGGACCGCGGCGAGCGTCACCGCCGGCGGCGGGGGCCACGAGACCGTGTGGCTCGACTCCCCCGCCGACACCCGCTTCCTGCGGGTGCAGGGGGTGCGCCGGGCCACCAAGTACGGCTACTCGCTGTACGGCATTCAGGCGTACGCGGCCGCGGGGTGACCTCGCGCGCAGGCCGCGAAGCACCCCGTGACACACGAAAGCCCGGATCTCAGGCTGATATGCCGTCGATCCGGGCCAGGGCGTCGTCCGCGCCGAAAGGTTGCAGGTATGGCAACCAGCGCGGGTCCCGGTGACCGGTCCCGATGATCCGCCAGGCGAGCCCGGACGGCGGGGCCGGTTGATGGCGCAGCCGCCAGCCCAGCTCGGCCACATGGCGGTCCGCCTTCACGTGGTTGCAGCGTCTGCACGCCGCCACCACGTTGTCCCAGGCGTGCTGTCCGCCGCGGCTGCGCGGGATGACGTGGTCGACGCTGGTGGCGGCGGCTCCGCAGTACGCGCACTTGCCGCCGTCGCGGGCGAAGAGTGCTCGGCGGGTGAGAGGCACGGTGCCACGAAAGGGCACCCGGACGAATTTGGTGAGTTTCACCACACTTGGCGCGGGCAGCGCCGTGGTCTCGCTGTGCAGATAGGCGCCGGATTCCTCTAGGCACACGGCCTTGTTGTTGAGCACGAGGACAAGCGCACGGCGGAGCGGTACGACGCCGAGCGGCTCGTACGACGCGTTCAGGACCAGGACATGCGGCACGGATGCCTCCTTTAACGCCGGCGGCGCGTGGCTCGCGCCGGGACGATCTGCGTCAAGTCTCTCCGGAAGGCGGTCCGGCGCGCCACCATGCCCGGGTAACGGACCGAGGGTGTTTTGCGGCACACCGGCCCGCGCGGGGCCCGTACCGCCCCTCGTATCCCCGGCGCGGCGGGCGTTCCGCCCGGGTGAACGCGGGCCGGGAGAGGCCGGGGAGAGGAACGTCCGGCGGCTAGATTGGAAGCTCGTTCCACGCCCTACGGAGGTCCCCGCCCGTGTCCAGCGCGACGCCCAGTGCCGACACACCCCTCGACAGCGTGCCGCGCTCGGCCGCCCAGGCCGGCAGCTGGGTGGACGAGAACTGGGCCGACTGGCTCAACGCGGGGCTGCGCATCCTGCTCATCGTGGCCATAGCGGTCGTGCTGCGCTCGGTGGTCCGGCGGACCATCAGCCGGCTCATCGACCGGATGAACCGGGGCGCGGAGGCCGCGGCGAACACCACGCTCGGCGGGCTGCTGGTCAACGCCGAGCGGCGCAAGCAGCGCAGCGAGGCGATCGGCTCGGTGCTCAGGAGCGTCGCGTCCTTCCTCATCCTGGGCACGGCCGCGCTGACCGTGCTGTCGGTGCTGCGGATCAATCTGGCGCCGCTGCTGGCCAGCGCCGGGGTGGCCGGAGTGGCGATCGGCTTCGGCGCTCGGAACCTGGTCACGGACTTCCTGTCCGGCGTCTTCATGATCCTGGAGGACCAGTACGGCGTCGGGGACGTGATCGACGCCGGGGTGGCCAGTGGCACGGTGGTGGAGGTCGGCCTGCGGGTGACCAAGCTGCGCGGCGAGAACGGCGAGATCTGGTACGTGCGCAACGGCGAGGTCAAGCGGATCGGCAACCTCAGCCAGGGCTGGGCGACGGCCGTGGTGGACGTGCAGGTGGGCAGCGGCGAGGACCTGGAGCGGGCCCGGTCGGTGATCACGGCGGCGGCCGAGGCCCTGGCCAAGGAGGACCCCTGGGACGAGCGGCTCTGGGAGCCGGTCAAGGTGCTGGGCCTGGAGTCGGTGAACGCGGACTCGGTGGTGATCCGGGCGCAGGCCAGGACCACGCCCGGCCAGGCGTCCGCGGTGGAGCGGGAGCTGCGCTGGCGGATCAAGCAGGCGTTCGAGGAGGCGGGCATCGTGATCACCGGGGGCGCGACCGCCGCCACGGCGGCCCGCGAGCCCTCGGCCGAGGACGCCGAGGAGCAGGCGCCGGGTCAGGTGCCCGCGCAGGGGCACGGGCGGGGCTCCGCGGGCGCCCCGGCCGCCGCCGAGCCGGCTGCCGAGGCCCGCCCGTCCGCTCCCCCGCCGGCCGCCGGCGAGAACTGACCGCCGGCGTACTCCTCCGGCCGGGTTGGTAACGACTTGGCCGAAGGACCGGTGACTCCTCTTGACGCTCCGCCGATAACGGGCCTACCTTTCGTTTTGCCAATAGGAAACTTTCCTAACAGTGAACTGAGGGAGGATGGCGCGCATGGCTGGCACCCCTGGAACGCCGCGCGTACTGCGCGCCATGAACGACCGCGCCGCGCTCGACCTCCTCCTGGAGCACGGCACGCTCTCCCGCACCCGGATCGGCAAGCTCACCGGCCTGTCCAAGCCCACGGCCTCCCAGCTGCTGGCCAGGCTCGAAGCCGCCGGACTCGTCCTGGCCACCGGCACCACCGCCGGCCGCCCCGGCCCCAACGCCCAGCTCTACTCCGTCAACCCGGCGGCCGCCCATGTCGCCGGGCTCGATGTCAACACCGACCGGATCAGGGCCGCGGTCGCCGACATCACCGGCCGTACCGTCGGCACCTTCAAGCTGCTCACCCCGCACCGCCGGGCCGGCACCGCCGTCGAGCAGGTCGTCGAGGCGCTCGACGGAGCCGTCAAGGCCGCCGGGATCAGCCGGACCGATCTGCACCGAGTGGTCATCGGCACCCCCGGCGCCTTCGACCCGAGCACCGGACGGCTGCGCTACGCCAGCCATCTGCCCGGATGGCACTCCGCCAGCCTGCTCGACGAGTTCGCCGCGGCCCTGCCGATGCCGCTGGAGTACGACAACGACGTGAACCTCGCCGCGGTCGCCGAACAGCGGATCGGCGCGGCCCGGGGCCACGACGACTTCGTGCTGCTCTGGAACGAGGAGGGCATCGGCGCCGCCCTGGTGATAGGGGGCCGGCTGCACCGCGGACGCACCGGCGGCGCCGGCGAGGTCGGCTTCCTGCCGGTGCCCGGCACCCCGCTGGTCCGCAACGTCACCAAGGCCAACAACGGCGGCTTCCAGGAGCTCGCCGGCTGCAACGCCGTCGTGCGGATCGCCCGGGAACTCGGCATCACCGTCCCGGCAGGCACCCAGCAGGACGCCGCCGCGCAACTGCTCACCGACGCCGCCGCGCGGCACGAGGAGGACGGCGCCCACGCCGAACTGCTCGCCCGCTGCGCCACCGGCACCGCCATCGGCCTCGCCTCGCTCGTCGCCGTGCTCGACCCCGAACTCATCGTTCTCTCCGGTGAGGTGACCGTCGCCGGCGGGGAACCCCTGCGGGCGCTGATCCAGTCCGAACTGGCCGAACTGGCCGTACCCCGGCCCCGGCTGGTGCTCGGCGCCGTACAGCGCCACCCCGTACTGAGCGGCGCGCTGGAGAGCGCGCTCGCCACCACCCGCGACGAGGTGTTCGACACCTCCCGCTGACCCCCTGCCCCCGGACCCCCCGGTCCACCGCCCGGCCGAACGCGACGGCATCCTCCCCCGCCGTCGTGACGGCACCGCACACCCCAAGCACGCTCCAGCACACCCCCGTACACCCCGCCACACCCTCGTACCCCTTGATCCCGGAGGTAAAGCGCAGTGTCCCGTCTGACGAAAGCAGCCGCCGCGGTGGCGTCCGCTGCCGCGATTTCCCTGCTCGCGAGCGCGTGTACGGGCCAGAGCTCGACCACGGCCAGCGACGACGCCACCAAGGACGTCACCATCACCTTCTGGCACGGCTGGACCGC
It encodes the following:
- the pepN gene encoding aminopeptidase N, which codes for MAGTNLTREEAQERARLLSVDAYTIELDLSGAQDGGTFRSETTVRFDVREAGSTFIDLVAPTVREIVLNGEPLDPADVFADSRIALTSLRAGGNELRVVAECAYTNTGEGLHRFVDPVDKQAYLYTQFEVPDARRVFAAFEQPDLKATFAFTVKAPVGWTVVSNSPTPEPPADGVWVFEPTPRISTYITALIVGPYASVHSSWEGDGRSVPLGVYCRPSLAEHLDAEEIFAVTRQGFDWFEEKFGCAYPFAKYDQLFVPEFNAGAMENAGAVTIRDQYVFRSKVTDAAYEARAETILHELAHMWFGDLVTMEWWNDLWLNESFATYTSIACQASAAGSKWPHAWTTFANSMKTWAYRQDQLPSTHPIMAEINDLDDVLVNFDGITYAKGASVLKQLVAYVGQDEFFAGVQAYFRRHAWGNTRLPDLLGALEETSGRDLRTWSKAWLETAGINVLRPELTVDADGVVTSFAVRQEAPDLPVGAKGVAVLRPHRIAVGAYDLTEGRLVRTRRVELDVDGALTEVPEFAGTRRPDVILLNDDDLSYAKVRLDERSLAVVRDHVGDFTESLPRALIWAAAWDMTRDGELAARDYLDLVLHGIGKETDIGVVQSLHRQAKLALEMYADPAWRETGLARWTEAALRELTAAAPGSDHQLAWARAFALTARTPEQLDILAGLLDGGVSYEGLTVDTDLRWALLTRLAATGRAGEEAIDAELVRDPTSAGEEHAAAARAARPSAEAKAEVWASVVEHEKLPNAVQEAVIHGFAQADQRELLAPYTERYFAAVKQVWDSRSYEMAQQVVVGLYPSLQVSQATLDATDAWLASSEPAPALRRLVVESRSGVERALKARAADAAAAG
- a CDS encoding beta-N-acetylglucosaminidase domain-containing protein translates to MATVFGGWLGQAPALADQSPATHPAGATSPTEQGSTAPAVWPKPQSLRAQGDFARVTPRVTLVTDPADNPDPYALDVVEDALRAAGAGTVTRAHTPGPGLAVYLGTAAAGPLAGLGAPATGDLPAGGYRLAVSGAVIAMDGVGDDGLFHAAQTLRQLTTTENGEDGKNGEKGFAAVVVRDWPTAPVRGVTEGFYGVPWTQSQRLAQLDFLARTKQNRFLYAPGDDPYRQAQWREPYPAGQRADFRALARRAQQDHVTLAWAVAPGQAMCFSSRDDQRALERKLDAMWALGVRAFQLQFQDVSYSEWHCGADAARFGTGPDAAARAQASTANATAAYLADRYGADAPELSLLPTEFYQDGPTPYRTALAKALDPAVEVAWTGVGVLPATITGAQVAGAKAALRHPLLTVDNYPVNDFAPGRLFLGPYTGREPAVATVSAGLLASAMQQPTASRVPLFTAADFAWNPRGYDPAASWRAAIDDLAGGDPAARAALGALAGNETSSALGGEESAYLRPPIEEFGSALDGADPARLTAAEQKLRSAFTVMRTSPTALGGLADGTFGDEVRPWLDRLSRYGSAGGHALDMLMAQARGDDTAAWRARQALDRDRGALAQGTATVGEQTLDGFLSRAVDDGDAWSGLRADGRTATTTMSSGHGTDPSAMVDGKDTTAWSSDAPPQPDDSFGVDLGTSRPVGSVRITMGDGSGSDDFLHDAVLEIADDGTGWRRIGVYHDRAVITATLPEGTRARQVRLRATGTQPGAVTVREFAVALTGAAAPTATGGAHAAAVVDGDLSTGAGPGPVTVDFGGARVLDTVTVATTGRTAADLTDGGPPPGPPDAETPPAAHPEPGEHPAPAPVSVDVRLADGGWRRIGVLDGGWTELPAGVRADAVRLSDGDGVREVVPWFADAPRVTADRPEVDAEAGGPAATVTLGVASGLPRDTTAAVTADDVPKPLRVTVPASAALRRGATTAVPLRIAVPAGTAPGTYSVPVRVTVDGRTVERRVTVRTHPRTGGPDLVPGGWATSSGNETADFPAAHVTDGDPATRWSSPVEDDAWVQVELAAPAKVGRVELSWQDAYAAAYDVRTSADGVTWRTAASVTAGGGGHETVWLDSPADTRFLRVQGVRRATKYGYSLYGIQAYAAAG
- a CDS encoding HNH endonuclease, whose translation is MPHVLVLNASYEPLGVVPLRRALVLVLNNKAVCLEESGAYLHSETTALPAPSVVKLTKFVRVPFRGTVPLTRRALFARDGGKCAYCGAAATSVDHVIPRSRGGQHAWDNVVAACRRCNHVKADRHVAELGWRLRHQPAPPSGLAWRIIGTGHRDPRWLPYLQPFGADDALARIDGISA
- a CDS encoding mechanosensitive ion channel family protein — its product is MSSATPSADTPLDSVPRSAAQAGSWVDENWADWLNAGLRILLIVAIAVVLRSVVRRTISRLIDRMNRGAEAAANTTLGGLLVNAERRKQRSEAIGSVLRSVASFLILGTAALTVLSVLRINLAPLLASAGVAGVAIGFGARNLVTDFLSGVFMILEDQYGVGDVIDAGVASGTVVEVGLRVTKLRGENGEIWYVRNGEVKRIGNLSQGWATAVVDVQVGSGEDLERARSVITAAAEALAKEDPWDERLWEPVKVLGLESVNADSVVIRAQARTTPGQASAVERELRWRIKQAFEEAGIVITGGATAATAAREPSAEDAEEQAPGQVPAQGHGRGSAGAPAAAEPAAEARPSAPPPAAGEN
- a CDS encoding ROK family transcriptional regulator; amino-acid sequence: MARMAGTPGTPRVLRAMNDRAALDLLLEHGTLSRTRIGKLTGLSKPTASQLLARLEAAGLVLATGTTAGRPGPNAQLYSVNPAAAHVAGLDVNTDRIRAAVADITGRTVGTFKLLTPHRRAGTAVEQVVEALDGAVKAAGISRTDLHRVVIGTPGAFDPSTGRLRYASHLPGWHSASLLDEFAAALPMPLEYDNDVNLAAVAEQRIGAARGHDDFVLLWNEEGIGAALVIGGRLHRGRTGGAGEVGFLPVPGTPLVRNVTKANNGGFQELAGCNAVVRIARELGITVPAGTQQDAAAQLLTDAAARHEEDGAHAELLARCATGTAIGLASLVAVLDPELIVLSGEVTVAGGEPLRALIQSELAELAVPRPRLVLGAVQRHPVLSGALESALATTRDEVFDTSR